Proteins co-encoded in one Papaver somniferum cultivar HN1 chromosome 5, ASM357369v1, whole genome shotgun sequence genomic window:
- the LOC113278847 gene encoding putative F-box protein At1g32420, with product MKRYGDTSKFPSLMPHRVMGNELLSKSPPLTSCTSHPIVGNELLLCEILTRVPVKPLMRFKCVCKQWYSLIHTYRSFIDLHFARSKSCNVAGGDGSVSLFRFSYQLRVFSSVELLLSQGRVKDVEREISVPGSSLVHVFGAINGLISVIETSTCSVRVFNPSTGQSTPWVKSMIKQQSENPPEELAIDEDGDYATYKVTYGLGP from the coding sequence ATGAAGCGATATGGTGATACTTCTAAATTTCCTTCTCTCATGCCCCATCGTGTTATGGGTAATGAATTATTATCTAAGTCTCCTCCTCTTACGAGTTGTACTAGTCATCCTATTGTGGGCAATGAGTTATTACTTTGTGAGATACTGACTAGGGTCCCTGTAAAACCACTCATGAGGTTCAAGTGTGTATGCAAACAATGGTACTCCTTGATACATACATATCGAAGCTTCATCGATTTACACTTCGCACGATCAAAATCATGTAAtgttgctggtggtgatggtAGTGTCTCCCTTTTTAGGTTTTCGTATCAACTTCGTGTTTTCTCCTCAGTTGAACTATTACTGTCTCAAGGAAGAGTAAAGGATGTTGAAAGGGAAATATCTGTACCAGGATCTTCTCTGGTACACGTTTTTGGAGCTATCAATGGGTTAATTTCTGTAATAGAAACCAGCACATGTTCTGTTCGTGTGTTCAATCCGAGCACGGGACAGTCAACACCTTGGGTAAAATCCATGATTAAACAACAAAGTGAAAATCCACCGGAGGAACTAGCTATAGATGAAGATGGTGATTATGCAACTTACAAGGTTACTTATGGTCTTGGACCGTAG